TCCATAAAAGTACTATGTCATATTTTTATATTAATCCAAAGGGTAAGAACATCCAAATTTTAATTCCTCGAATGtactgttagaataaatccgaggccaccgtcgatcatccgaggaccaagcaatcaaaCAAGCACAACACCaagatttgttaatgaggttcaccgatatggctacatcccggggtttgactacgggcgctcctccccgtgacactgtcacaataccgcacaccagCCACCCTGGCgctggcacacgccgccggctcccccttgcgcgcctgtgttattatgttggcataggttacatcgtgtgtctagcctcactatatatgagaggtctaggatacaagtgtcctacttggacacgactacatatcctatctaaacacaatacaactcagagtccaactgtaacctaccttgtacacaatattcgacacaactctaacaaactccaccttggcgaatattctccaccaccttgaatttgttCATGCgccaaacttccatgtacattggacttgaggtTATCCCATGAGAAccactgctactccaaagactccatgtgactccacctgcaacttgtagtcccttcttttcttgaccacagtcaatactcgagcaaaattaagtccCTCTTTACTCTAGTgtatgctcccaacttccagagcttCGTtgaacgccatcacacactgatcactgacctgcgtgaaaatgaacaactcacatattgggtgtcacacaaaagagttacctgaactcaacatcaccgctcctttcttgaccgcctgtctgaaacttgaaagaatttcaccattacttgtagtcatcccgagtcaaattcgcagttgtctcaccacatgtatgaccaccagagccctggcccgtctccatgccccgtgctaaccgcacgcctcgccgctattaccgcgtcgagcctctgttgtcccggtcgagtctcaagggtcgtgaacccacaccactcaacccccactgcagagtaccgccgatcatcaccgaccgatgacgagtttcacgcttccatcagaccactgggctccagtccgaattaCGTGCCACTCGCTTTtccccgctgaataggcttcgattctctggatccttacaccgtagcccctcaatccagctccaccttcaacatgactccatggtagatgatcagtccaccctcgcgccTCGTCGACTTCAAGcttacaccaccttgaatcaaccccgcgccatagtcttatCGAAGTCACACAAGCACtcgggcctgcgccacgtgtttccacgcccagaagtcggtcaccatcagcatcacgctcctacgtCGCCCCgctgatcccaccaccgtcttctgtaccaaccgacatcTTGCGTCGATCCTGTCAGACTGTCAGTCCGACCCAGTCGAACTTGTTCGACTGCACGATATGCTCGAGACTCCACAAGCCATATAAGCACATCACCAATCTGCCATTGTCATGGTAAAACCTCGTGTGCAACTAGAAACACTTCCAAAAGAAAATTTTACTTTCATGATAGTCTTCATGGGTGCACCAAAGCCTTTGCCTCCCATAATCTCCAAAGCACTCTTTCTTTATTGTGTTGTTGTCCATGCCACGTCAATACCATATATAATGCAGATTTTTCTTTTGGTCCAAACAAATCTCGTGTCTGCTTTCCATCCTTCCGTGTGCTCTTCCGTGACTCAGCTCCAAACAGCCGCCAACAGTACACACGTTGGTACACGGCAATCCAGTGCAACACCAGGGGCTTCCAACGCGACTCCGCCTATGCTGTGCACACGTCTGCCACCGCGTGGCCTTCagcgcacgcacacgcacacgccaGCCCGTGGGCTGCCACCTTATGCACGCCTGGCCACCCGTACGCGCCCCGGATTGGGCCAGCTTTCACGTGCTCTCTCCTCTAAATCAACGATACGCAACCTCcgaacaacctagctcatgataccacttgttagaataaatccgaggccaccgtcgatcatccgaggaccaagcaatcaaacgagcacgacaccgagatttgttaacgaggttcaccgatatggctacatccccggggcttgactacgggcgctcctccccgtgacaccgtcacaataccgcacaccggccacccgggcgccggcacacgccgccggctcccccttgcgcgcctgtgctattatgttggcataggttacatcgtgtgtctagcctcGCTATGTATgagaggtctaggatacaagtgtcctacttggacacgactacatatcctatctaaacacaatacaactcagagtccaactgtaacctaccttgtacacaatattcgacacaactctaacatgtACTCCAAAATTTATCCTCAAGATGCCTGTGGCCGTGAGAAGGCCGCAACTGAGCTGAGTTGTGCAAGCACTACAACACACCAGAGGACTTTGTCATTCACTGCTGTGTTGGCCATTTCTACAGTGTTGATGGACAATTTGAGGCCTGGAAAGGTAAATCCACCAACTCCTGAGTTGATCGATCATATTACATCCATAGGCAATAATTCAGTTTGCAATTTCTAGGCGGCCACGAGAAGGCACTGGTTGCCTTCTGTGGAATGGCTCGTACTTCCACAAAACATCTGCATGCAGAGTTGCAGAAATAGTGTGGTCTGCGTGGAGCTGTGCAGACTGTTGTTGTGTTGCAATAGGTTAAACCGTTAAATATTTAAGTGTTGCCAAGGTCTTGATGGATAAGTGTTCCGAATAGTTTGTTGTATGGAATACATTGGTAATACAAAGGCTGGCTTGAAGCTGGTGAAACTGCTACTCAGGGAGGCGTTTGTGCTGGAGGCGATGGGTATCATGCCTTCCAAGGATGCTGTGTTGGCTGTGAGTATTTGTTTTCTACTGCTGATTTCTTGTTTACCAATTGGGGAGCTCTCATGAGGTGTTTTTTTTATATACAAGAGATAGGATGACTGAGCACCAAACCAAAGTTTTTTGTTTCTTCTCTTGCCACTTTCTAGTTCCTGAATTTTACTGCCTTTAATTTCTTCCATCACTATTGTTTCTCTACATTTAGCTTAGCATCTTAAGTATTTCAATTCTTTGAAGCGTTTTATCCTTTAAATAATTGAACACTTTAAAGTGTTTTATACCGAGAATAGCACGGTGGCAAGACCTCCACGAGTAGGACTGTCAACAAGGGCTTGAACCTTGGTTCTCACAAAAGAAGGCCGCTTGCTGAGTTTGTTCCATGTGCGTATTAGGTCGCCTATTGTGCCGCCGTGGAGGGTGGAGCCATCGCTCTTGACGCAAAAAGCGATGCGTTCGGGTTTCTTCCCCCAAAATTTTGTTTAGTGTTTTATACTACGAACATTGGATCAAGCCATTATAGAACAAACAAATAGTGTAATACTCACTGCAAGCTTGTGTATGAGATATATTCTGGATATGGATATGTGATGTAAATGATTGGCCTAGGCTCAATATTTTCTGCTGAAGGTAGATCGCAAAGTTCCATTCAGATGGAAAATTTGGTACTCTGAGCTTCTGGCAATGGGTAGCCTGGGCTTTTGTTTTATCATCTAGCCATTTTTTTCCCCAAAAACTTAAAATCAACCCTTTTAGCACTGCACTCATTTGACGCATCATTATTGCATCCCCAAAATTGCATCCTTTTGAGAACCATCGAAATCATATGCAATACTTGGCTATGCATGACGGCAAATGGCAACAATATCGTATAATTATCCAAGAAATATAAAAGGTAATACAGTGAATAACAAGATATAAAGAAAATTTCTCTGAACTTGTTTCACACTTGGGGGTGGGGGTTGCTTTCTTCTTATGCTGTTTCTTCACGAGCTTGCTCAGGCGCTTTTCTGTGCCTTGATATACTCTGTGATTGCCTCAGCCAGGCAAGCTAGTGCACTGGTGCTGACAAAGGATGTGTTGCCTGTCTTTTCGTCATCAACTTCATATTCGATGGTTGACCTTATTGTAGATGTTTTATCGCTTTGCCCTATAATCTCAATTCTCATCAAATATTTCAGAAATCCATGATCTAGAAGGCCTCCTTCTACTATTATGGCCTCCTTGACATAGTTTTCATGGTCAATCTTGATGAACTTTTCCTTTTGATATTCTAATGGAGCAACCCCTAGCAACATGGACCACGGAAATTGAAATTACTGAAGCTGATGCATATATTACGAAGCCAAAAAAAGGCATAACTGAAGTGTATGTGTTCAGGTTCTAACCATGAGAAAAGGTGAGATGCAAAACTGTCCCGACACCGCCATCTCCTTCAACAAGCTCGGCCTTTTTGAAGATATCGGGAAGCAATTGAGGAACTACCTGGCTAATACGGAGACCTCGATACATCTCCCATACCTccgccgcggggaggcctgtctcgaAGTCATGGCAAAGGCTACCTTTCATTGCTTCTATGAGCTCTGGGTGGAATGCCAAAGATTGCACGGTGAGTTCTAGCTTCTCGGTACACAGATTTATAGGTCATTGCATTCTTAGAATATGTGGCTGACAGATTGAGGTGACACCCCCAGAACATGACAAGTCTGAATAGACAATGCGGTGTTTACTTGATATAGTTAACAATAAGGTGCCAGGCCTGCCAGGTTGCCATCAATTTGAGTTACATCTTATCTGTATTTGGCTTGACTGGTCATAACAACAAAATGCCAATGCATGAGTATCTTTTTCGAGGAAAGGCAGCAGCGCTGCTTTAATTGTTTATATAATGTAACCAAACATAAGGTGCCATGTCACCATCAATCTAAGTTATATTTTTTTCCTCGTTCGGCTTAACTGGCCTTAAGAACAAAATGCCTATGAATGAGACTCGTTTCCTAGTATGTGATGATACATCATGAAATTTAAGGTAAATTTTATCATCAAAAAGAGTTACCCCAGCTTCATTAACGAAAGGAAGTTAAGTTACATGGACCGCACAATATCTGTGTATCACTATGGGCGGCGTTCATATGCTCAAACATACTATCCTATTATGTTTCATCATTAGTCTGATCTGGCTCTCAAATTCACACAATATTTGTGCAAGGAAAATTACGTGGAACCAGACTTTTATCTGTCTTTAAGTATACACACGTTGTGCTGAGCTATTGCAAGAATTAATTGCTCTGAGCAATCTTCTGCTACTTGACGTATCCTGCAAAATTTTCAGCAGTAGCAGCCAAAGGTGCGGTACTGACCATAGCTTCAAGCTTGGGGCGCCCTTCATCTATCTCGTACTCAATAGCCGATCTTATTACTGAAGGACCGGGTCCTTTCCCAATGATCTCGAACCTGATCATAATAGAGGAATCCGACCCGAGTTTCAGAATGTCTCAGTCGTTCGTTTCTGCTTCCTTGATGTAGTTTTCATTGTCAACCTTGATGAATTTCTCCCTGTATTTCTCCAGGCCAGGAATCCCTAGCAAGCAGCAAGCAGTTACTTGGCCAGTATACTCATTCGCAGCATCACTCTGGTCTCTGGCCAGTCATGTTTGCAGCTTGCAGTGTTAAACTTTGGCGGAGTAGAAATGACAGAGTTTCAACAGAATACAGACTTCCACTGCATTGATCAAAGCCAGGATCTGGGACAACCTTAGGTTGTGGACCTGCCGTTGAAGGAAGGATTCCCGCCCCCTGTGGCTTTTCTGAATATAAGGTAGGAGCTACCTTCTCTAAAAATATATTTTAAGTGTTTTATACTGAAATAACTTTTTTTTAATAAATGCATAGAGTTAAGTCAGTTTAGAAAAAAAATGCAATACTTCATGCAAACTTGTATCTGAGATCATATTTTGGAATTTGGATGTGAATATGTGATGTACATAATTAGATTAGGCCCAAGAATTCCTGCTGAAGGTTGATCGTGAAATTCATTCAGATGGGAACTTTGGCAACCTGGGCTTCTGGCAAAACGGTATAGCCTGGGATTTTGTTTTATCAGCTATCTATTTTCCCAAGAGTATGAAATCGTCCCTTTTTTGCATCACCCTCATTTGATGCACCATTATTGTGTCCCCAAAACTGCATCCTGTTGAGAACCATCGAAATCATCGACAATAGTTGACTACACATGACTGTAAATTGCAACAAGATCATATAATCATCCAATAAATATACAATGAATAACAAATCCAAGAACTACAAACAGCAATACAGCAAATAACAAGCTATAGAGGAAGTTGCTCTGAACTTATTTTACACTGTGGAGAATGCTGTGTTCTTACAACGTTTCTTCACGAGCTTGCTCAGCGCTTTTCTGTGCCTTGATATAGTTTGTGATGGCCTCAGCAATATGAGCTACACCACTGGTACTGACGAAGGATGCGTTATCTGTCTTGTCGTCATCAATTTCATATTCAATGGTTGATCTTATTGCAGATGTCTCATTTGTTTGCCCTATAATCTCAAACCGTACCAAACATTTCTGAAATCCATGATCTAGAACGCCTCCTTCTACTACTAGTGCCTCTTTGACATAGTTTTCATTGTCAATCTTGATGAACTTCTCTTTTTGATATTCGAATCCAGGAATTCCTAGCAACATCAATCACCAAAATGAAATCACCTGAAGCTGATGCGTATATTGTGAAAGCCAAACAAAAGGCATAACTGAAGTGTATGTGTTCAGGTCCTAACCAGGAGAGTAGGTGAGATGCAAAACTGTTCCGACGCCGCCATCTCCATCAACAAGCTCGACCTTTTTGAGCATATCTGGAAGCAATTCAGGCACCAACTGGCCAATACGGAGGCCTCCATAGATCTCCCATACatcggccgcggggaggcctgtctcgaACTCATGGCAGAGGTTCCCTTTCATTGCTTCTGTGAGTTCTGTGTGGCTTGCCAAAGATTGCAGAGTGAGTTCTAGCCTCTTGCTACATGGATTTTTTCTGTGTAGAACACGAGTCATCGCAGTTGTTGGAATATGTGGCTGACAGGCTGAGATGTCACCGTCAGAATATTACAGTGTGAATAGACAATTTACGTTAAAAGAAATCTGGTGTTTATATGATCTTGTTTTCCTAGTCACGATGTCATAAGAAAAtactaagttgtgtgattttttcAATACTAATGATAATGATTTCGTTAGTACTCTAATTGCTCCTCTGTCACTAGTGCGGAGTCATGTGATATTAATGTCGCTTTGCTAAATCtcgttatgaaagaacaattttctagtagtcctaatgaagatgctaCATTCCAACTTAACACTTTCGTTgaattgtgtgacatgcaaaaaaaaaaggtgtggataatgatattatcaaactgaaattatttccgttctcattacgagatcgcgctaaaacttggttttcatctttaccatgtaatagtattgattcttgggataagtgtaaagatgcttttattaccaaGTATTTTCTTCCCTCgaaaattatttctcttagaaatcaaattatgaattttaagcaacttgaacatgaacatattgcccaatcttgggaaaggatgaaattaataataagaaattgcccaactcatggcttaagtttatggatgatcatacaaaacttttatgcagaATTAAATTTTGTCTCTAAAAATCTTTTGCATCCCGCCGTGGGTGGTACCCTTATGGAAATTACGctaggagaagctacaaaatttcttgataatattatgaaaaattattcacaatggcatactaaaagaactcctactagtaaaaaggtaaATTTTGTTGAAGAAATTAgcactttgagtgataaagttgatgcgcTTATGAAAATGGTTGCTAGTAAGAGTGCCCATGCTAATCCTAATGATGTgcttttgtctactttgattgagcaaaataatgatcctgtagatgtgaattttgtctcacgAAACAAATTTAAtagtaatgcttatagaggtaattttaatcctaggtcgtttcctggaaattgctctaataattatggaaattcctataataataatagcaataataataataataataatatgatgccctctgatcttgaaagCAATATCAAAGAATTTATTAATGCGCAAAAAGTTTTCAATACTATGATAGAGGAAAAATTGAgtaaacttgatgatatgtctaggagcATGGATAGAATTGTTCATGACGTGGAAAACCTTAAATCTAAGATTTTGCCACCTAAATTTGATATTAATCAATtcattaaagctctttatgtttccatggatgaaagtaaagaaagaaccgctaggttgaggGCTAAGCAAGAATTCTTACAAAAAGCGATTCCGCCCGGTTTTTACCAcaatgaagatattaaaatgattggcgtaacacctattgaatctttgtttagtgATTTAAAACTTTAtgataatgggactggagatgagtcaactttagctagaaggcatctcCATAATTCGGAGGGTGGTGATCTTAAtggaaaaattgataaaagtgagttTGGAGAGGTCAAAGCTTTAAATAGCGATGTGCCCACtaatttggatttcaaggactttaattatgatagttatTCTTTAGTtgagtgtatttccttgttgcaatccatgctaaattcacccaatgcttacgagcaaaataaagtttttactaaacatatcgtagaaGCTATGATGAAAGtttagaagaaaagctagaattggagatttcaatacctaggaaattatatgatgagtgggaacctaccattaaagttaaaataaaaaattatgagtgtaATGATTtacgtgatttgggtgctagcgtttccacagtACCAAagtctctatgtgatgtgctcggTTTTACCAATATGggtgaatgttctcttaatttgcacttagcggattccaccattaagaaaccttttggtagaataaatgatgttcttattcttgcaaataggaattatgtgcccgttgatttcattgttcttcatattgattgcaatccgtcttgtcccataatacttggtagactGTTCTTACGAACCAtaggtgcgattattgatatgaaagaagggaatataagatttcaatttccattaaagaaagatgtggaacacttccctagaaagaaaattaagccACCATACAAATCCATTATGAGGGCCACCTATGGAATCAATttgaaagatgacaacacttgaaactatgcatcacgcctagctaggggcgtaaaacaatagcgctagttgggaggcaacccaatagttatctttaatgttcttgttctttttctatttttgagtgtgcacacaattatgctattgttatggttgtgttttgtgttttaattagcgtttgtgccgagtaaagcctttgggatgatttggatgatagctGATTTGATTttgtgaaaaatagaaacttttgcacccagtagcaaaattgtttaaattcactgggacgtgcttttgatctgattttttacacatgattgatatacaaatttcccacgttgtcctaatttttcagaatttccagagttacagaagtatagtcATAATTCAGGTGACTACAgactgtttttggcagattctgttttcgttgcattgtttgcttgttttgataaaactatggattgtatcggggggtataagccatggagaagttggaatacaatagatataatgcaataataaaacaTGAATGGGGTTGACAATAGTACctaatatttgttatttggttattatactaacggatctcacaaaggttttgttgagttttgtgtgctgaagttttcaagttttgagtgagaccacgatggatgaaggaataagaagtggcaagagcctaagcttgcggatgcccgaggtaccccaaggtaatattcaaggactcccaagagcctaagcttggggatgccccagacggcatcccctctttcttctaccaaccatTGGTAacattactttgagctatatttttattcatcacatgatatgagttttacttggagcgtcgtgtattatatgagtctttgctttgtttggtttttagtttgtcacaaccatccttgatggacacacctatttgagagggacacacatttatcatgatttgttagaatactctatgtgcttcacttatatcttatgagctaggcagttgctctaatACTTCACTTACATCCTTCTAAGCATGACGGTGATTATATTTGAAGAAATACATGcactctcacgcttcacttatattatttgagagttgataatagtgatggtaatatgcacaagttatgaatttggtcctaatgtgatggatattcaagaaggatataataaaaactttcatattgatcactgaatatgataaacttgattccttgcaatagttttgcgatatgaagatgataatatgtgagtggtactagtgagtaattgtggtttagtaagaatattggtgttaaggtttgcgatTACCTATACATACACGAAAaatcaatagttatgcaacgaagttatatcctacttatggtgcattatttcagtgttagttatgttcaatgcatGTTTAAGACCGTTTTTGTTTTtcggttggtcgcttctcaatctatttgctagcctccatttgtactaagcgggaatgctgcttgtgcatccaattccttaaacctaaagttgtgccatatgagtccaccatacctgcctatatgcggtatttacatgtcgttccaagtaaatttgcatgttccaactctaatcattcaaaataattttccattttgtgtgcctgtaccgctcatgaagcgacagggggtagccaatatctttcatgctaggcgggttattctcatgatgagtgtttattgacttgtcattgcatgagaaattgaaaggtaatagggatgcccaatcccagagtgaatcaataataataataaattccttggaaagtttaAAGTTtgaaaggcacccgtggatacggctagccatggattgtgaaagaatggtgaaaAGGAAATGAACTTCATTTtctgtttaggaaccgcctataatgtgtctagcatggaagatgttgggaACTTTCGGCCGTGacgttgataggaaaagcatgcctctcaaaatattttttatCTCTCTATTTTAaactttgagctctcgcacctctgcaaatctctacttccctctgcgaaggtcctatctattttacttttatgcaatttttattttaaatttgagtctTCACCTTCTCTTATAAGCACCAACTGGggagcactattgtcatacttgtgcattggatgtagttaatattgagtgtgtttcatgaatggatcaatgattgagcatgatgggctagggataactttgtttagcgttgatattttcaaagacatgattatctgttggtatgcttgagtatttacatctttatgtcaaactataggttgttgctttgaatcattcggatctcaATATTCATGCTACAAAAtaaagattacatgatgaatatgataggtagcattccacatcaatttttttgtttttatcatttacctactctcgaggacgagcaagaattaagcttggggatgcttgatacgtctccaacgtatctataattttttattgttccatgctattgtagtatcaatctttgatgttttatatgcaattatatatatccttttttgggactaacctattaacttagtgccaagtgtcaattgttgttttttgcttgtttttgttaTTCCAAAATAtgagtaccaaacgaagtctaaatgccacgaaactttttggagatttttttcctggacaaaagagaccctggaagctttgggacagggccagaagatgaaggagtagcccacaaggcaccagggcacgcccaggggggtaggcgcgccctggtggcttttGGGGCCCATGTTCAGCTATTTGACCTAAtttcgcctctataaattctcaaaaatcgagaaaccaacagagagccacccaaaatacttttttcgccgccgcaaacttttgttctcgagagatcccatctgggaccttttctggcactctgcggGAGGGAGAATCAACCACGAAAgggttctacatcaaccttgccgcccctcgatgatgtgtgagtagtttaccatacacctacgggtccatagttagtacttAGATGGcttttcatctctctctctttgatcttcaatacaatgttctccttgatgttcttggatatctattcgatgtaattattttttgTGGCATGTTTGTTGGGACCCGATggattgtgagtttatgatcagattatctatgaatattatttgagtcttctctgaactcttttatgcatgattattatagctttgtatttcccttcgatctattgatttggtttggacaactagattgatttttcttgcaatgggagaggtgctttgtggtgggttcgatcttccggtgctcaatctcagtgacagaaagggatATCACACAtatttgtatcattgccattaaggataaaatgaagggtttattcatattaattgagtttactttctctacatcatgtcatcttgtttaaggcgttactccgttagttatgaaattaatactctagatgcatgctggttagCCATCGATTGTGGagaatattagtagatgcaggcaggagtcggtctacttgtctcggaagtgatgcctatatacatgatcattgccttatataccgtcatgattattcgcttttctatcggtttcccaacagtaatttgtttaccccccccccccgtttgctatcttcaagagagaaacctctagtgaaaactatggcccccgggtctatctaaaTCATatatcaaaaatccaaaaatatattgctgcactttttatcacgttattttattttgcgttttatttatttatgtatcactatgagatttgatccttgcaattaaccgccaagggattggcaaccccttgtttgcgttgggtgcaagtatttgttatttttgtgtagGTACTACTAACGAGTTAttgtgtgattctcctactggattgacaaccATGGtttctaactgagggaaatacttatctctatgtactgcatcatcccctcctcttcggcgaaatcccaacgcagctcacaagtagcacacctcctaggcttgtgggcccctcgtggaacCTCTTATCCTAATCTTagatctataaatacccaaatattccaccCAACATCAGAGAGCCACCCGGAATACTTTTTCTGCCGTCGCAAGTttttgttctcgtgagatcccatctggaggccttcctcGACACTCTATGGGAggaggaatcgatcatggaggggatctacatcaaccttgttgcccttccaatgatgtgtgagtagtttaccatagacctacgggtacatagctagtagctagatggcttcttctctctctttgatcttcaatacaatgttctcctttatgttcttggggatctatttgatctaatcactttttgtggtttgtttgttgggatccgatgaattgtgagtttatgatcagattatctatgaatattattcgagtcttctctgaactcttttatgcatgattagtatagctttgtatttctctccgatctattgatttggtttggccaactagattgatttttcttgcaatgggagaggtgctttgtgatg
This region of Triticum aestivum cultivar Chinese Spring chromosome 2D, IWGSC CS RefSeq v2.1, whole genome shotgun sequence genomic DNA includes:
- the LOC123054494 gene encoding norbelladine synthase, with amino-acid sequence MKGSLCHDFETGLPAAEVWEMYRGLRISQVVPQLLPDIFKKAELVEGDGGVGTVLHLTFSHGVAPLEYQKEKFIKIDHENYVKEAIIVEGGLLDHGFLKYLMRIEIIGQSDKTSTIRSTIEYEVDDEKTGNTSFVSTSALACLAEAITEYIKAQKSA
- the LOC123054493 gene encoding norbelladine synthase → MTRVLHRKNPCSKRLELTLQSLASHTELTEAMKGNLCHEFETGLPAADVWEIYGGLRIGQLVPELLPDMLKKVELVDGDGGVGTVLHLTYSPGIPGFEYQKEKFIKIDNENYVKEALVVEGGVLDHGFQKCLVRFEIIGQTNETSAIRSTIEYEIDDDKTDNASFVSTSGVAHIAEAITNYIKAQKSAEQAREETL